TTGATCTTGCCCCGAAACTGTGGACACTAATTTAAGGTGTCAAAGATACGTTTTCGAACTCAACCGGACTTTTATATCCCAGAGTCGAATGCAATCGCTGACGGTTATAAAAAGATTCAATATACTCGAAAATATGCTGTCT
This genomic interval from Chitinivibrionales bacterium contains the following:
- a CDS encoding IS3 family transposase, with amino-acid sequence RQHIFEYIESFYNRQRLHSTLGYKSPVEFENVSLTP